One Megasphaera elsdenii DSM 20460 genomic window carries:
- a CDS encoding dTMP kinase has product MKGKLFIIEGGDGSGKATQTRLLTEHLQCDGYDVKSVSYPDYDSDSSALVKMYLRGDFGSDADAVNPYAASAFFAVDRFASYQMKWKAFYEQGGIVIADRYTTSNMLYQMIKIDDPDQRRAYLSWLEDFEFHKMGLPAPDKVFLLDVPLAVTERLMADRTGKTGGQTGDIHEKNEGFLAKCHAAYDELAERYHWQRIACTKDGAMRTPEAIHQDLYRFLFTL; this is encoded by the coding sequence ATGAAAGGTAAATTATTCATCATCGAAGGCGGCGACGGCAGCGGCAAGGCGACGCAGACCCGGCTGCTGACGGAACACTTGCAGTGCGACGGCTATGACGTGAAATCCGTCAGCTATCCCGACTATGACAGCGATTCCAGCGCCCTGGTCAAGATGTACCTGCGCGGCGATTTCGGCAGCGATGCCGACGCCGTCAATCCCTATGCGGCGTCGGCCTTTTTTGCCGTCGACCGCTTCGCATCGTATCAGATGAAATGGAAGGCTTTTTATGAACAAGGCGGTATCGTCATTGCCGACCGCTATACGACGAGTAACATGCTCTATCAGATGATTAAGATCGACGACCCGGACCAGCGCCGGGCCTATCTGTCCTGGCTGGAAGACTTTGAGTTCCATAAAATGGGCCTGCCTGCCCCGGATAAGGTCTTCCTGCTCGACGTTCCCCTGGCCGTCACGGAACGGCTCATGGCGGACCGGACAGGCAAGACCGGCGGACAGACCGGCGATATCCACGAAAAGAACGAGGGCTTCCTGGCCAAATGCCATGCCGCCTATGACGAACTGGCTGAACGCTATCACTGGCAGCGCATCGCCTGCACAAAAGACGGGGCCATGCGCACGCCCGAGGCCATCCATCAAGACTTATACCGATTCCTATTTACTTTATAA
- a CDS encoding aminotransferase class I/II-fold pyridoxal phosphate-dependent enzyme produces MDRKKQERAPFVEALEGYCQQHLKAYHTPGHKLGQGISAYQASLFGDALRRDLGVMYALDDLFQPGGALKEAMDLAADLYGAGRTFFSINGTTACIEAMILAVCGDGDEILIPREAHKSVINGLVLSGAVPVYLESRFDAVRQVSLGPDLDSLKKAVAAHPRAKAAVFTYPTYDGIAGNLKALAAYAHEQGLYVLVDEAHGAHLGFHGDLPAEALACGADCVAQSTHKMAGSLTQTSMLHCRKDFPLTDRVAASMAVVQSTSPHYWFLASLDSARQQLALEGPSLIGRALELARSVRDAIRAIPGLTVFGREIIDGKVVSGFDETKITIDFSGIGLDGVTAERALRQQGLEVELIAGNHVLALITLGDTEETAQALVEACRTIAQGRRLCPAGTVREQALPAPQVVMAPRQAWNCPVEAVPFTEARGRIAVENVTFYPPGIPVLTLGEEITAACQDYIRQKMAHGYKPNGPADGTLATIRVLKEEFHER; encoded by the coding sequence ATGGACAGGAAGAAACAGGAACGGGCGCCTTTTGTCGAAGCCCTGGAAGGGTACTGCCAGCAGCACCTGAAGGCCTATCATACGCCGGGACACAAATTGGGACAGGGCATTTCCGCCTATCAGGCCAGCCTCTTTGGCGATGCCCTGCGGCGGGATTTGGGCGTCATGTATGCCCTGGATGACTTATTCCAGCCGGGAGGAGCCCTGAAGGAAGCCATGGACCTGGCAGCTGACCTCTATGGTGCCGGGCGGACTTTCTTTTCCATCAACGGCACGACGGCCTGTATCGAAGCCATGATCCTGGCTGTCTGCGGCGATGGCGATGAAATCCTCATTCCCCGCGAGGCCCATAAGAGCGTCATCAATGGCCTGGTCTTGAGCGGCGCCGTCCCGGTCTACCTGGAAAGCCGCTTCGATGCGGTCCGGCAAGTGTCGCTGGGACCGGACCTGGACAGCTTGAAGAAAGCCGTTGCAGCCCATCCCCGGGCGAAAGCCGCCGTCTTCACCTATCCGACCTACGATGGCATCGCCGGCAACCTGAAGGCACTGGCAGCCTATGCTCATGAACAAGGCCTGTATGTCCTCGTCGACGAAGCTCATGGCGCCCATCTGGGCTTCCACGGGGATTTGCCGGCAGAAGCCCTGGCCTGCGGTGCCGACTGCGTCGCCCAGAGCACCCATAAGATGGCCGGTTCCCTGACCCAGACGTCGATGCTGCACTGCCGCAAGGACTTTCCCCTGACGGACCGCGTCGCCGCGTCGATGGCTGTCGTCCAGTCGACGAGCCCCCATTACTGGTTCCTGGCTTCCCTGGACAGCGCCCGCCAGCAGCTGGCTCTGGAAGGCCCCAGTCTCATTGGCCGGGCCCTCGAACTGGCCCGGTCGGTGCGGGATGCCATCCGTGCGATTCCCGGACTGACCGTTTTTGGACGGGAAATCATCGACGGAAAAGTCGTCAGCGGCTTCGATGAAACGAAGATTACCATCGACTTTTCCGGCATCGGCCTCGACGGCGTGACGGCTGAACGGGCCTTGCGTCAGCAGGGCCTCGAAGTGGAACTCATCGCTGGCAATCACGTCCTGGCCCTGATTACTCTGGGCGATACGGAAGAAACGGCCCAGGCCCTGGTCGAGGCCTGCCGGACGATTGCCCAAGGCCGCCGTCTCTGCCCGGCCGGAACGGTCCGGGAACAGGCCCTGCCGGCGCCGCAGGTCGTCATGGCGCCGCGCCAGGCCTGGAACTGCCCCGTAGAAGCCGTGCCTTTCACTGAGGCACGCGGCCGCATCGCCGTGGAAAATGTGACCTTTTATCCGCCAGGCATCCCGGTCCTGACTTTAGGCGAAGAAATTACGGCAGCCTGCCAGGACTATATCCGCCAAAAGATGGCCCATGGCTATAAGCCGAACGGCCCGGCCGATGGAACCTTGGCGACGATCCGCGTCTTGAAGGAGGAGTTCCATGAAAGGTAA
- a CDS encoding NUDIX hydrolase, with product MAQEANVLMGLSVKAMIFHEGKLLLLQKNDAEGLHHWEFPGGGLRFTEDFEAGLRREVREETGLSITLEAPAGIWSYQKKDGQFLNGVIFTAMADTDKVSLSEEHLAYRWVTPEELPSYRLHGSLQRSLKQMKQFSYEKSHALLRGFLSAI from the coding sequence ATGGCGCAAGAAGCGAATGTATTGATGGGGTTGAGTGTCAAAGCGATGATTTTCCACGAAGGGAAGCTGCTGTTGTTGCAGAAGAACGATGCCGAAGGGCTGCATCATTGGGAATTTCCCGGCGGCGGCCTGCGTTTCACGGAAGACTTTGAAGCCGGCCTTCGCCGGGAAGTACGGGAGGAAACGGGCCTTTCTATCACCTTGGAGGCTCCGGCCGGTATCTGGAGCTATCAGAAGAAAGACGGCCAGTTCCTGAACGGCGTCATCTTCACGGCTATGGCCGATACGGATAAAGTGTCCCTGTCCGAAGAACACCTGGCCTATCGCTGGGTCACGCCGGAAGAACTGCCGTCGTACCGCCTGCACGGGTCGCTGCAGCGCTCGCTGAAACAGATGAAACAGTTCTCGTATGAAAAGAGCCACGCCTTGCTGCGCGGTTTCCTTTCGGCTATATGA
- a CDS encoding pyridoxamine kinase — translation MATKRVLAIHDMCSFGRCSLTAAIPVISAMGFQVCPFPTAIFSNNLTYGDYTFSDFTPHMTEFMDKWQKLGYSYDAIYSGFLADAGQIAIVLDAISRFAKDDTLVIVDPAMADDGKLYPVFKPDIVTEMRKLIAKATIITPNYTEATLLTGRPYDQDIPSMKTMLELCQQLAAMGPHQIIITSVPSGSETITVVSYDAQTSSFDECTVDRIPFSTCGTGDLFTSVLTGSLLQGQSLHDSVKKATQFLNYAISYTYQSGSDPREGVQVEPCLKKLF, via the coding sequence ATGGCTACAAAACGCGTCCTTGCAATTCACGATATGTGTTCCTTCGGCCGCTGCTCCCTGACAGCTGCCATCCCGGTCATTTCGGCCATGGGCTTCCAGGTCTGCCCGTTCCCGACAGCTATTTTCAGCAATAACCTGACCTATGGCGACTACACCTTCTCTGATTTCACGCCGCACATGACGGAATTTATGGATAAATGGCAGAAACTGGGCTATTCCTATGATGCTATTTACAGCGGTTTCCTCGCCGACGCCGGCCAGATAGCCATCGTTCTCGATGCCATTTCCCGTTTCGCCAAAGACGATACGCTCGTCATTGTCGACCCGGCCATGGCCGATGACGGCAAACTTTACCCAGTCTTCAAGCCGGATATTGTCACGGAAATGCGCAAACTCATTGCCAAAGCGACTATCATTACGCCGAATTACACCGAAGCGACCTTGTTGACGGGCCGTCCTTATGACCAAGATATCCCATCCATGAAAACCATGCTCGAACTCTGCCAGCAGCTGGCCGCCATGGGGCCGCATCAAATCATCATCACCAGCGTCCCGTCCGGCAGCGAAACAATCACCGTCGTCAGCTATGATGCCCAGACATCCTCTTTTGACGAATGTACGGTCGACCGCATCCCCTTTAGCACCTGCGGCACGGGCGACCTGTTCACCAGCGTTCTCACAGGCTCCCTGCTCCAAGGCCAGTCCCTGCACGACAGTGTCAAAAAGGCCACGCAGTTCCTGAACTACGCCATCAGCTATACCTATCAGTCCGGCAGCGATCCCCGCGAAGGCGTCCAGGTCGAACCTTGCTTAAAGAAGTTGTTCTAG
- a CDS encoding biotin transporter BioY, whose amino-acid sequence MSDSREKTMRLTRIALLIAMNCISAYLIIPLPFSQSPIALQTLVVNLVAFLLPPKDAAITMLAYIGIGLIGVPVFTGGTAGPGKMFGPTGGYIWAYVAAVFLMSWFKGKDYSFRRYALVAVVIGIPVIYLGGVLQLKGVTGMPWEAAIMSGVVPFIPLDIVKSLCAAALARPLLALGLKGTQG is encoded by the coding sequence ATGTCCGATTCCAGAGAAAAGACGATGCGCTTGACGCGTATCGCCTTACTGATTGCTATGAACTGTATCTCCGCGTATTTAATCATCCCCCTGCCTTTTTCCCAGTCGCCGATAGCCTTGCAGACGCTCGTCGTCAACCTGGTCGCCTTCCTGCTGCCGCCGAAAGACGCAGCCATCACCATGCTAGCCTATATCGGCATCGGCCTCATCGGCGTCCCCGTCTTCACAGGCGGTACGGCCGGACCTGGCAAGATGTTCGGCCCGACAGGTGGCTACATCTGGGCCTACGTCGCTGCGGTCTTCCTCATGTCCTGGTTCAAAGGGAAGGACTATAGTTTCCGGCGCTACGCCCTGGTAGCCGTCGTCATCGGCATCCCGGTCATCTATCTAGGCGGTGTCCTGCAGCTCAAAGGCGTTACAGGCATGCCGTGGGAAGCCGCCATCATGAGCGGCGTCGTCCCGTTTATTCCCTTGGATATCGTCAAGAGCCTCTGTGCTGCCGCTTTGGCACGACCGCTGCTGGCCTTGGGCCTCAAAGGCACTCAGGGATGA